From Streptomyces sp. NBC_00370, a single genomic window includes:
- a CDS encoding ABC-F family ATP-binding cassette domain-containing protein, with protein MITATGVELRAGARVLIESASFRIAKGDRIGLVGRNGAGKTTLTKCLAGEGIPAAGTITRSGEVGYLPQDPRTGDLDVLARDRVLSARDLDSVLKKMRENEERMANGKGATREKAMRKYERLETEFLTKGGYAAEAEAATIAAALGLPDRVLGQPLHTLSGGQRRRIELARILFSDADTLLLDEPTNHLDADSIAWLRDYLKTYRGGFIVISHDVELVETVVNKVFYLDANRSHIDVYNMGWKLYQQQRESDEKRRKRERANAEKKAATLNSQADKMRAKATKTVAAQNMARRAERLLSGLEQVRMSDKVAKLRFPEPAPCGKTPLTAESLSKSYGSLEIFTDVDLAVDKGSRVVILGLNGAGKTTLLRLLAGVEKPDTGQVTPGHGLKLGYYAQEHETLDPERTVLENMRSSAPDLDLVEVRKTLGSFLFSGDDVDKPAGVLSGGEKTRLALATLVVSAANVLLLDEPTNNLDPASREEILGALRTYKGAVILVTHDEGAVHALEPERIILLPDGVEDLWGADYADLVALA; from the coding sequence GTGATCACCGCAACCGGTGTCGAACTGCGCGCCGGCGCCCGCGTCCTCATCGAGTCCGCCTCGTTCCGCATCGCCAAGGGCGACCGCATCGGTCTCGTCGGCCGTAACGGAGCCGGCAAGACCACGCTCACCAAGTGCCTCGCGGGTGAGGGCATCCCCGCCGCCGGCACCATCACCCGCTCGGGTGAGGTCGGCTATCTGCCGCAGGACCCCCGCACCGGTGATCTCGACGTCCTCGCCCGCGACCGCGTCCTGTCGGCCCGCGACCTCGACTCCGTGCTGAAGAAGATGCGCGAGAACGAGGAGCGGATGGCGAACGGCAAGGGCGCCACCCGCGAGAAGGCGATGCGCAAGTACGAGCGCCTGGAGACCGAGTTCCTGACCAAGGGCGGCTACGCGGCCGAGGCGGAGGCCGCCACCATCGCCGCCGCGCTCGGCCTGCCCGACCGGGTGCTCGGCCAGCCGCTGCACACCCTCTCGGGCGGTCAGCGGCGCCGGATCGAGCTGGCCCGCATCCTCTTCTCCGACGCCGACACCCTGCTCCTCGACGAGCCGACGAACCACCTCGACGCCGACTCCATCGCCTGGCTGCGCGACTACCTCAAGACCTACCGCGGCGGCTTCATCGTGATCTCCCACGACGTCGAATTGGTCGAGACGGTCGTCAACAAGGTCTTCTACCTGGACGCCAACCGCTCCCACATCGACGTCTACAACATGGGCTGGAAGCTCTACCAGCAGCAGCGCGAGTCGGACGAGAAGCGCCGCAAGCGCGAGCGCGCCAACGCGGAGAAGAAGGCCGCCACGCTGAACTCGCAGGCCGACAAGATGCGGGCCAAGGCCACCAAGACCGTGGCCGCGCAGAACATGGCCCGCAGGGCCGAGCGGCTGCTGTCCGGCCTTGAGCAGGTGCGGATGTCCGACAAGGTCGCCAAGCTGCGCTTCCCCGAGCCCGCCCCCTGCGGCAAGACACCGCTGACGGCCGAGTCCCTGTCGAAGTCGTACGGCTCACTGGAGATCTTCACCGATGTCGACCTGGCCGTCGACAAGGGCTCACGCGTGGTCATCCTCGGCCTCAACGGCGCGGGCAAGACCACGCTGCTGCGGCTGCTCGCGGGCGTCGAGAAGCCGGACACCGGACAGGTGACCCCGGGGCACGGTCTCAAGCTCGGCTACTACGCCCAGGAGCACGAGACCCTCGACCCCGAGCGCACGGTCCTGGAGAACATGCGCTCGTCGGCCCCCGACCTCGATCTGGTCGAGGTCCGCAAGACCCTCGGCTCCTTCCTCTTCTCCGGCGACGACGTCGACAAGCCGGCCGGAGTGCTCTCCGGCGGTGAGAAGACCCGGCTCGCCCTGGCCACCCTCGTGGTGTCCGCCGCCAACGTGCTGCTCCTCGACGAGCCGACGAACAACCTCGACCCCGCCAGCCGCGAGGAGATCCTCGGCGCGCTGCGCACCTACAAGGGCGCCGTCATCCTCGTCACGCACGACGAGGGCGCGGTCCACGCGCTGGAGCCGGAGCGGATCATCCTGCTGCCCGACGGGGTCGAGGACCTGTGGGGCGCCGACTACGCGGATCTTGTCGCGCTCGCCTGA
- a CDS encoding VOC family protein — MAGVPSIYPTILYADPKAAIRTLKEGFGFTEVAVYEAEDGTVAHAELSCGNGMVMLGAKGREGVFAKAMGDGGPVGVYVVIEDVDAHHARAVEQGVEILMAPTDQDYGSRDYIARDAEGNVWSFGTYAPGAEV; from the coding sequence ATGGCCGGGGTTCCGAGCATTTACCCGACGATTCTGTACGCGGACCCGAAGGCCGCCATCAGGACCCTGAAAGAGGGCTTCGGATTCACCGAAGTCGCGGTGTACGAGGCCGAGGACGGCACGGTGGCCCACGCGGAGCTGTCGTGCGGGAACGGGATGGTGATGCTGGGGGCGAAGGGCCGGGAGGGCGTCTTCGCCAAGGCGATGGGGGACGGCGGCCCGGTCGGCGTCTATGTCGTAATCGAGGACGTGGACGCGCATCACGCGCGGGCGGTCGAGCAGGGCGTGGAGATCCTGATGGCCCCCACGGACCAGGACTACGGCTCCCGTGACTACATCGCGCGGGACGCCGAAGGCAATGTCTGGAGCTTCGGTACGTACGCGCCGGGAGCCGAGGTCTGA
- a CDS encoding alpha/beta hydrolase, whose protein sequence is MRPATATAAAVTTMIGVGAAAVAAGRYASDAALKPPPGRALPGDPRLTVHATAAGQITLTRSFASLRPGTYGLQGPGIHAVVGPVLPDVDHSPDTVVRRLERVSHGKLTPGSRVRLTPQVHSGDPATALGLDHQDIEIPGELGMLPAWFVPGLRETWVITTHGLGTTREHPLNLMDFLAAQRFPVLDLAYRGDAGAPKSPDGIGHLGDSESRDLEAAVRHAVRHGAQSVLLYGWSTGASMALRVATDSAMAGRVSGLILDSPVLDWQATLRALATARRTPGPLLPLAVRAAQGRTGLSGNRLLRATDARHLRVPTLIIHGPDDTLAPWGPSRQLAAHRPEMVTLHTVPQAPHAAMWNADPDGYEETLRRFLTPLM, encoded by the coding sequence GTGCGCCCGGCAACAGCGACGGCAGCAGCCGTCACCACGATGATCGGTGTCGGCGCGGCCGCAGTCGCGGCCGGCCGGTACGCCAGCGACGCGGCGCTCAAGCCGCCGCCCGGGCGCGCCCTGCCCGGCGACCCCCGACTGACCGTGCACGCGACGGCCGCGGGACAGATCACCCTGACCCGCTCCTTCGCCTCCCTGCGTCCCGGCACGTACGGACTCCAGGGCCCCGGCATCCACGCCGTCGTCGGACCTGTGCTGCCCGACGTGGACCACTCCCCGGACACCGTCGTACGCCGTCTTGAGCGCGTCAGCCACGGCAAACTCACCCCGGGCAGCCGGGTGCGGCTCACCCCGCAGGTGCACAGCGGCGACCCGGCGACCGCCCTCGGCCTCGACCACCAGGACATCGAGATCCCCGGCGAACTCGGCATGCTGCCCGCCTGGTTCGTGCCCGGCCTCCGCGAGACCTGGGTGATCACCACGCACGGCCTCGGCACGACGCGCGAACACCCCCTGAACCTCATGGACTTCCTCGCGGCGCAGCGCTTCCCCGTGCTGGACCTCGCCTACCGCGGCGACGCCGGAGCGCCCAAGTCCCCCGACGGGATCGGCCATCTCGGCGACTCCGAATCGCGCGACCTGGAGGCGGCCGTCCGGCACGCGGTCCGGCACGGCGCGCAGAGCGTCCTGCTGTACGGCTGGTCGACCGGCGCCTCGATGGCGCTGCGGGTGGCGACCGACTCCGCCATGGCCGGCCGGGTCAGCGGCCTCATCCTGGACTCGCCCGTACTGGACTGGCAGGCCACCCTGCGGGCCCTGGCCACCGCCCGCCGCACGCCGGGCCCGCTGCTGCCCCTCGCCGTACGCGCGGCCCAGGGCAGGACGGGACTGAGCGGCAACCGGCTGCTGCGCGCCACCGACGCCCGGCACCTGCGGGTGCCGACCCTGATCATCCACGGCCCCGACGACACGCTCGCCCCGTGGGGCCCGTCCCGGCAGCTGGCCGCGCACCGCCCCGAAATGGTCACGCTGCACACCGTTCCGCAAGCGCCGCACGCCGCGATGTGGAATGCGGATCCCGACGGCTACGAAGAGACGCTGCGGCGCTTCCTCACCCCCCTGATGTAA
- a CDS encoding class II aldolase/adducin family protein, translating into MDDDAVRQAWQDVVATARRTAAEGLVVGTSGNVSARVGDLVLVTPSAVPYDRLTPDDTVAVRLDGEQVAGSLPPTSELPLHLAVYRSTPAAAVVHTHAVHATAVSTLVPELPLIHYMAAALGGPVRVAPYATYGTDQLATYMLEALRDRSACLLRNHGTVAHGATLDQAYDRTAQLEWMCRLWLTASAVPGHTPTLLSEAELAEVTEKLKGYGKQS; encoded by the coding sequence GTGGACGACGACGCGGTCAGGCAGGCCTGGCAGGACGTCGTTGCCACCGCCCGCAGGACGGCCGCCGAAGGCCTCGTCGTCGGCACGTCGGGCAACGTGTCGGCCCGCGTCGGCGATCTCGTCCTCGTCACCCCGAGCGCGGTGCCGTACGACCGGCTGACCCCCGACGACACCGTAGCGGTCCGGCTCGACGGGGAGCAGGTCGCCGGATCCCTCCCGCCGACCAGCGAACTGCCGCTGCATCTGGCGGTCTACCGCAGCACCCCGGCCGCCGCCGTCGTCCACACCCACGCCGTGCACGCCACCGCCGTCTCCACGCTCGTCCCCGAGCTGCCCCTGATCCACTACATGGCGGCCGCCCTGGGCGGTCCGGTCCGCGTCGCGCCGTACGCCACGTACGGGACGGACCAGCTCGCCACGTACATGCTCGAAGCACTCCGCGACCGCAGCGCCTGTCTGCTGCGCAACCACGGCACGGTCGCCCACGGCGCCACCCTCGACCAGGCGTACGACCGCACGGCCCAGCTGGAGTGGATGTGCCGCCTGTGGCTGACCGCGTCGGCGGTGCCGGGACACACCCCGACGCTGCTCTCCGAGGCGGAGCTGGCCGAGGTGACGGAGAAACTGAAGGGGTACGGCAAGCAGAGCTGA